Proteins encoded together in one Rhinopithecus roxellana isolate Shanxi Qingling chromosome 3, ASM756505v1, whole genome shotgun sequence window:
- the BRD8 gene encoding bromodomain-containing protein 8 isoform X3: protein MATGTGKHKLLSTGPTEPWSIREKLCLASSVMRSGDQNWVSVSRAIKPFAEPGRPPDWFSQKHCASQYSELLETTETPKRKRGEKGEVVETVEDVIVRKLTAERVEELKKVIKETQERYRRLKRDAELIQAGHMDSRLDELCNDIAMKKKLEEEEAEVKRKATDAAYQARQAVKTPPRRLPTVMVRSPIDSASPGGDYPLGDLTPTTMEEATSGVTPGTLPSTPVTSFPGIPDTLPPGSAPLEAPMTPVTDDSPQKKMLGQKATPPPSPLLSELLKKGSLLPTSPRLVNESEMAVASGHLNSTGVLLEVGGVLPMIHGGEIQQTPNTVAASPAASVSQPDNCVPMEAVGDPHTVTVSMDSSEISMIINSIKEECFRSGVAEAPVGSKAPSIDGKEELDLAEKMDIAVSYTGEELDFETVGDIIAIIEDKVDDHPEVLDVAAVEAALSFCEENDDPQSLPGPWEHPIQQERDKPVPLPAPEMTVKQERLDFEETENKGIHELVDIREPSAEIKVEPAEPESVISGAEIVAGVVPATSMEPPELRSQDLDEEPGSTATGEIVEADVAIGKGNETPLTNVKTEASPESMLSPSHGSNPIEDPLEAETQHKFEMSDSLKEESGTIFGSQIKDAPGEDEEEDGVSEAASLEEPKEEDQGEGYLSEMDNEPPVSESDDGFSIHNATLQSHTLADSIPSSPASSQFSVCSEDQEAIQAQKIWKKAIMLVWRAAANHRYANVFLQPVTDDIAPGYHSIVQRPMDLSTIKKNIENGLIRSTAEFQRDIMLMFQNAVMYNSSDHDVYHMAVEMQRDVLEQIQQFLATQLIMQTSESGISAKSLRGRDSTRKQDASEKDGGTRGRRCAIEADMKMKK from the exons ATGGCGACGGGAACGGGGA aacacAAGCTGCTGAGTACTGGCCCCACAGAGCCATGGTCCATCCGAGAGAAGCTGTGTTTAGCATCTTCTGTCATGAGAAGTGGAGATCAAAATTG GGTATCAGTTAGCAGAGCAATCAAGCCCTTTGCAGAACCTGGCCGCCCTCCAGACTGGTTCTCTCAAAAA CATTGTGCTTCCCAATACTCGGAGCTTTTAGAGACCACTGAGACACCAAA ACGGAAACGAGGTGAAAAGGGAGAAGTGGTGGAAACTGTTGAAGATGTCATTGTTCGGAAACTGACTGCTGAGAGAGTTGAGGAACTAAAGAAAGTGATAAAGGAAACTCAGGAGAGATATAG ACGGCTAAAAAGAGATGCAGAACTAATTCAAGCTGGACACATGGACAGCAGACTGGATGAGCTTTGCAATGACATTGCAAT gaaaaagaaattggaagAAGAGGAGGCTGAAGTAAAGAGGAAGGCTACAGATGCTGCATATCAGG CTCGTCAAGCAGTAAAAACACCCCCCCGGAGGTTACCCACTGTGATGGTTCGCTCTCCTATAGATTCTGCCTCCCCAGGAGGTGATTATCCACTTGGGGACTTGACTCCAACCACTATGGAAGAGGCTACCTCTGGG GTAACCCCTGGGACTTTGCCGAGTACCCCAGTCACCTCGTTTCCTGGGATTCCTGACACCCTTCCTCCAGGCTCTGCACCCTTAGAAGCCCCCATGACCCCAGTAACAGATGATTCACCCCAGAAAAAGATGCTTGGACAGAAAGCAACTCCACCCCCCTCCCCTCTGCTGTCAGAGCTCTTGAAGAAGGGCAGCCTCCTGCCTACTAGCCCCAGACTG GTCAATGAGAGTGAAATGGCTGTGGCTTCTGGCCACCTGAACAGTACAGGTGTCCTCCTGGAGGTAGGCGGGGTCCTTCCCATGATACATGGTGGGGAGATACAGCAAACACCCAATACTGTTGCAGCCTCCCCTGCTGCATCAG TGAGTCAGCCCGATAACTGTGTTCCCATGGAGGCTGTGGGGGATCCACATACTGTGACTGTTTCCATGGACAGCAGTGAAATATCCATGATCATCAATTCTATCAAAGAAGAGTGTTTTCGATCAGGGGTAGCAGAGGCCCCTGTTGGATCAAAGGCTCCCAGCATAGATGGGAAGGAAGAATTAGATCTGGCTGAGAAGATGGATATTGCTGTGTCTTACACAGGTGAAGAGCTGGATTTTGAGACTGTTGGAGACATCATTGCCATCATTGAGGACAAG GTAGATGATCATCCTGAAGTGCTGGATGTGGCAGCAGTGGAAGCAGCACTGTCATTTTGTGAAGAAAATGATGATCCTCAATCCCTGCCTGGCCCCTGGGAGCATCCTATCCAGCAGGAGCGGGACAAGCCAGTACCTCTCCCTGCACCAGAAATGACAGTCAAGCAAGAGAGACTGGACTttgaggaaacagaaaacaagggAATACATGAACTGGTGGACATCAGGGAGCCCAGTGCAGAGATCAAGGTGGAACCTGCAGAACCAGAATCAGTCATTTCAGGGGCCGAAATAGTAGCTGGAGTTGTTCCAGCCACAAGTATGGAGCCACCAGAACTCAGGAGTCAGGACTTAGATGAGGAACCAGGAAGTACTGCAACTGGAGAGATTGTTGAAGCAGATGTTGCCATTGGGAAAGGCAATGAGACTCCACTTACAAATGTGAAGACAGAG GCATCCCCTGAAAGCATGTTGTCTCCATCACATGGCTCAAATCCCATTGAAGATCCTTTAGAAGCAGAGACTCAGCACAAGTTTGAAATGTCAG ACTCATTGAAAGAAGAATCAGGGACTATTTTTGGAAGCCAGATAAAG GATGCCCCAggtgaggatgaggaggaagatggTGTCAGTGAAGCGGCCAGCCTAGAGGAGCCTAAGGAAGAGGATCAAGGAGAAGGTTATTTGTCAGAAATGGATAATGAACCTCCCGTGAGCGAGAGTGATGATGGCTTCAGCATACACAATGCTACACTGCAGTCACACACACTGGCAGACTCCATCCCCAGCAGCCCTGCTTCTTCACAGTT CTCTGTCTGTAGTGAGGATCAGGAAGCTATTCAGGCacagaaaatttggaagaaaGCCATCATGCTTGTATGGAGAGCTGCAGCTAATCATAG GTATGCCAATGTCTTCCTGCAGCCTGTTACAGATGACATAGCACCTGGCTACCACAGCATTGTGCAGAG gCCTATGGATTTGTCAACTAttaagaaaaacatagaaaatggaCTGATCCGAAGCACAGCTGAATTTCAGCGTGACATTATGCTGATGTTTCAGAATGCTGTAATGTACAATAGCTCAGACCATGATGTCTATCACATGGCAGTGGAGATGCAGCGAGATGTCTTGGAACAGATCCAG CAATTCTTGGCCACACAGTTGATTATGCAAACATCCGAGTCTGGGATCAGTGCTAAAAGTCTTCGAGGGAGAGATTCTACTCGCAAACAGGATGCTTCAGAGAAG GATGGAGGAACCAGGGGACGCCGCTGTGCCATTGAAGCAGATATGAAGATGAAAAAGTGA
- the BRD8 gene encoding bromodomain-containing protein 8 isoform X2, with amino-acid sequence MATGTGKHKLLSTGPTEPWSIREKLCLASSVMRSGDQNWVSVSRAIKPFAEPGRPPDWFSQKHCASQYSELLETTETPKRKRGEKGEVVETVEDVIVRKLTAERVEELKKVIKETQERYRRLKRDAELIQAGHMDSRLDELCNDIAMKKKLEEEEAEVKRKATDAAYQARQAVKTPPRRLPTVMVRSPIDSASPGGDYPLGDLTPTTMEEATSGVTPGTLPSTPVTSFPGIPDTLPPGSAPLEAPMTPVTDDSPQKKMLGQKATPPPSPLLSELLKKGSLLPTSPRLVNESEMAVASGHLNSTGVLLEVGGVLPMIHGGEIQQTPNTVAASPAASGAPTLSRLLEAGPTQFTTPLASFTTVASESPVKLVPPPVESVSQATIVMMPALPAPSSAPAVSTTESVAPVSQPDNCVPMEAVGDPHTVTVSMDSSEISMIINSIKEECFRSGVAEAPVGSKAPSIDGKEELDLAEKMDIAVSYTGEELDFETVGDIIAIIEDKVDDHPEVLDVAAVEAALSFCEENDDPQSLPGPWEHPIQQERDKPVPLPAPEMTVKQERLDFEETENKGIHELVDIREPSAEIKVEPAEPESVISGAEIVAGVVPATSMEPPELRSQDLDEEPGSTATGEIVEADVAIGKGNETPLTNVKTEASPESMLSPSHGSNPIEDPLEAETQHKFEMSDSLKEESGTIFGSQIKDAPGEDEEEDGVSEAASLEEPKEEDQGEGYLSEMDNEPPVSESDDGFSIHNATLQSHTLADSIPSSPASSQFSVCSEDQEAIQAQKIWKKAIMLVWRAAANHRYANVFLQPVTDDIAPGYHSIVQRPMDLSTIKKNIENGLIRSTAEFQRDIMLMFQNAVMYNSSDHDVYHMAVEMQRDVLEQIQQFLATQLIMQTSESGISAKSLRGRDSTRKQDASEKDSVPMGSPAFLLSLFDGGTRGRRCAIEADMKMKK; translated from the exons ATGGCGACGGGAACGGGGA aacacAAGCTGCTGAGTACTGGCCCCACAGAGCCATGGTCCATCCGAGAGAAGCTGTGTTTAGCATCTTCTGTCATGAGAAGTGGAGATCAAAATTG GGTATCAGTTAGCAGAGCAATCAAGCCCTTTGCAGAACCTGGCCGCCCTCCAGACTGGTTCTCTCAAAAA CATTGTGCTTCCCAATACTCGGAGCTTTTAGAGACCACTGAGACACCAAA ACGGAAACGAGGTGAAAAGGGAGAAGTGGTGGAAACTGTTGAAGATGTCATTGTTCGGAAACTGACTGCTGAGAGAGTTGAGGAACTAAAGAAAGTGATAAAGGAAACTCAGGAGAGATATAG ACGGCTAAAAAGAGATGCAGAACTAATTCAAGCTGGACACATGGACAGCAGACTGGATGAGCTTTGCAATGACATTGCAAT gaaaaagaaattggaagAAGAGGAGGCTGAAGTAAAGAGGAAGGCTACAGATGCTGCATATCAGG CTCGTCAAGCAGTAAAAACACCCCCCCGGAGGTTACCCACTGTGATGGTTCGCTCTCCTATAGATTCTGCCTCCCCAGGAGGTGATTATCCACTTGGGGACTTGACTCCAACCACTATGGAAGAGGCTACCTCTGGG GTAACCCCTGGGACTTTGCCGAGTACCCCAGTCACCTCGTTTCCTGGGATTCCTGACACCCTTCCTCCAGGCTCTGCACCCTTAGAAGCCCCCATGACCCCAGTAACAGATGATTCACCCCAGAAAAAGATGCTTGGACAGAAAGCAACTCCACCCCCCTCCCCTCTGCTGTCAGAGCTCTTGAAGAAGGGCAGCCTCCTGCCTACTAGCCCCAGACTG GTCAATGAGAGTGAAATGGCTGTGGCTTCTGGCCACCTGAACAGTACAGGTGTCCTCCTGGAGGTAGGCGGGGTCCTTCCCATGATACATGGTGGGGAGATACAGCAAACACCCAATACTGTTGCAGCCTCCCCTGCTGCATCAG GTGCTCCCACTCTTTCCCGGCTTTTAGAAGCTGGTCCTACACAGTTCACCACACCTCTTGCTTCCTTCACTACTGTTGCCAGTGAGTCTCCAGTTAAACTTGTGCCACCCCCTGTAGAGTCTGTGTCCCAAGCTACCATTGTCATGATGCCTGCGCTGCCAGCACCATCCTCTGCTCCGGCTGTCTCCACTACTGAAAGTGTAGCTCCAG TGAGTCAGCCCGATAACTGTGTTCCCATGGAGGCTGTGGGGGATCCACATACTGTGACTGTTTCCATGGACAGCAGTGAAATATCCATGATCATCAATTCTATCAAAGAAGAGTGTTTTCGATCAGGGGTAGCAGAGGCCCCTGTTGGATCAAAGGCTCCCAGCATAGATGGGAAGGAAGAATTAGATCTGGCTGAGAAGATGGATATTGCTGTGTCTTACACAGGTGAAGAGCTGGATTTTGAGACTGTTGGAGACATCATTGCCATCATTGAGGACAAG GTAGATGATCATCCTGAAGTGCTGGATGTGGCAGCAGTGGAAGCAGCACTGTCATTTTGTGAAGAAAATGATGATCCTCAATCCCTGCCTGGCCCCTGGGAGCATCCTATCCAGCAGGAGCGGGACAAGCCAGTACCTCTCCCTGCACCAGAAATGACAGTCAAGCAAGAGAGACTGGACTttgaggaaacagaaaacaagggAATACATGAACTGGTGGACATCAGGGAGCCCAGTGCAGAGATCAAGGTGGAACCTGCAGAACCAGAATCAGTCATTTCAGGGGCCGAAATAGTAGCTGGAGTTGTTCCAGCCACAAGTATGGAGCCACCAGAACTCAGGAGTCAGGACTTAGATGAGGAACCAGGAAGTACTGCAACTGGAGAGATTGTTGAAGCAGATGTTGCCATTGGGAAAGGCAATGAGACTCCACTTACAAATGTGAAGACAGAG GCATCCCCTGAAAGCATGTTGTCTCCATCACATGGCTCAAATCCCATTGAAGATCCTTTAGAAGCAGAGACTCAGCACAAGTTTGAAATGTCAG ACTCATTGAAAGAAGAATCAGGGACTATTTTTGGAAGCCAGATAAAG GATGCCCCAggtgaggatgaggaggaagatggTGTCAGTGAAGCGGCCAGCCTAGAGGAGCCTAAGGAAGAGGATCAAGGAGAAGGTTATTTGTCAGAAATGGATAATGAACCTCCCGTGAGCGAGAGTGATGATGGCTTCAGCATACACAATGCTACACTGCAGTCACACACACTGGCAGACTCCATCCCCAGCAGCCCTGCTTCTTCACAGTT CTCTGTCTGTAGTGAGGATCAGGAAGCTATTCAGGCacagaaaatttggaagaaaGCCATCATGCTTGTATGGAGAGCTGCAGCTAATCATAG GTATGCCAATGTCTTCCTGCAGCCTGTTACAGATGACATAGCACCTGGCTACCACAGCATTGTGCAGAG gCCTATGGATTTGTCAACTAttaagaaaaacatagaaaatggaCTGATCCGAAGCACAGCTGAATTTCAGCGTGACATTATGCTGATGTTTCAGAATGCTGTAATGTACAATAGCTCAGACCATGATGTCTATCACATGGCAGTGGAGATGCAGCGAGATGTCTTGGAACAGATCCAG CAATTCTTGGCCACACAGTTGATTATGCAAACATCCGAGTCTGGGATCAGTGCTAAAAGTCTTCGAGGGAGAGATTCTACTCGCAAACAGGATGCTTCAGAGAAG GACAGTGTCCCAATGGgctctcctgccttccttctctctctcttt GATGGAGGAACCAGGGGACGCCGCTGTGCCATTGAAGCAGATATGAAGATGAAAAAGTGA